Proteins from one Telopea speciosissima isolate NSW1024214 ecotype Mountain lineage chromosome 1, Tspe_v1, whole genome shotgun sequence genomic window:
- the LOC122648898 gene encoding NAC domain-containing protein 104-like, whose product MGDDNVNLPPGFHFYPTDEELVVHFLNRKASLLPCHPDVIPDLDLYPYDPWELDGKALQGGNQWYFYSRRTPNRVSANGYWKPVGMDEPIISNAGKRLGLKKCLVFYVGGGETPADGIKTNWIMQEYRLSDSGSSSRTSSKRKGTSKLDSSKWVLCRVCERNSGSQGGFGDDDDGDGTELSCLDEVFLSLDDLDEISLPN is encoded by the exons ATGGGAGATGATAATGTAAACCTCCCTCCAGGCTTCCACTTCTATCCAACTGATGAAGAACTTGTGGTTCATTTCCTCAATCGTAAGGCATCGCTCTTACCTTGCCATCCAGATGTCATTCCCGATCTCGATCTCTATCCATACGATCCATGGGAACTTGATG GTAAGGCATTGCAAGGAGGTAACCAGTGGTATTTCTACAGCCGAAGAACTCCGAATCGAGTTTCAGCTAATGGGTATTGGAAGCCTGTAGGTATGGATGAACCAATAATTTCAAATGCTGGTAAGAGATTGGGCTTGAAGAAGTGTCTTGTATTCTACGTCGGCGGCGGCGAAACACCGGCTGATGGAATCAAAACCAATTGGATAATGCAGGAATACCGACTTTCAGATTCCGGTTCTAGTAGCAGGACGTcttccaaaagaaaaggaacttCAAAACTA GATTCAAGCAAATGGGTCCTTTGTCGAGTCTGCGAGAGGAATAGTGGTTCTCAAGGGGGATTTGGAGACGACGATGACGGAGATGGCACAGAGCTTTCATGCTTAGATGAAGTTTTCTTGTCATTAGATGACCTTGATGAAATTAGTTTGCCAAATTAG
- the LOC122649103 gene encoding pentatricopeptide repeat-containing protein At2g13600 yields MAKYGWIKKVVGDLSLPNSTTFAKLLDSCIRSKSLRDGHRVHARLIKTRFASEIFIQNRLIDMFAKCGCLDDAHKLFNRMPEKNTFTWNSMISALTKSGFLDEAERLFRLMPEPDQCSWNSMVSGFAQHDRFVEALEFFVKMHREDFVLNEYTFGSALSACAGLVHLKMGTQIHCSIFKSPFLADVFMGSALIDMYSKCCCVVSAQNVFDGMAAKNLVSWNSLITCYEQNGPADEALKVFSRMLECGLEPDEVTLASVASACASLSTIREGSQIHARVVKCDKFRVDLVLGNALVDMYAKCSRIKAARFVFDRMPVRNVVSETSLVSGYAKAASVKAARLMFTKMTERNVVSWNALIAGYTQNGESEEAVRLFRLLKMESVWPTHYTFGNTLNACANLVDLQLGKQVHSHILKHGFQFQSGPESDIFVGNSLVDMYTKCGSIEDGRCVFEKMVERDHVSWNAIIVGYAQNGYGSEALDIFRKMLESGEKPDHVTMIGVLCACSHTGLVEEGRRYFHSITMDHGLVTSKDHYTCMVDLLGRSGYLDEAMKLIENMPMQPDTVIWGSLLAACKVHGNIEMGKHVAEKLLELDPKNSAPYVLLSNMHAALGRWGDVVRIRKLMRQHGVVKQPGCSWIEIQSKLHVFMVKDKKHPQRKEIYASLRILIEHMKRVGYIPDTGSAAVEICEEPENLELTSCSQNEMLAVAALG; encoded by the coding sequence ATGGCCAAATATGGATGGATTAAAAAAGTTGTTGGCGACCTTTCCCTCCCCAATTCGACCACCTTTGCCAAGCTATTGGATTCATGCATCCGATCAAAATCCCTGCGTGACGGTCATCGTGTTCACGCCCGCCTTATCAAAACCCGTTTTGCATctgaaattttcattcaaaatcgACTAATTGATATGTTTGCGAAATGCGGCTGTCTAGATGATGCCCACAAGCTGTTCAATAGAATGCCCGAGAAGAATACCTTCACGTGGAATTCGATGATAAGTGCATTAacaaaatcaggttttcttGATGAAGCTGAGCGTCTCTTCAGGTTAATGCCGGAGCCTGATCAATGCTCTTGGAATTCAATGGTATCGGGTTTTGCTCAACATGATCGATTTGTGGAAGCTCTGGAATTTTTTGTGAAGATGCATAGGGAGGATTTTGTACTCAATGAATACACGTTTGGTAGTGCTCTCAGTGCTTGTGCAGGGTTAGTCCATTTAAAAATGGGTACCCAAATCCACTGTTCGATCTTCAAATCTCCATTCTTAGCTGATGTTTTTATGGGTTCTGCGCTTATTGACATGTACTCCAAATGTTGTTGTGTGGTCAGTGCTCAAAACGTTTTTGATGGGATGGCTGCAAAAAATCTAGTGTCATGGAACAGCTTGATTACTTGTTATGAACAGAATGGTCCAGCAGATGAGGCTTTGAAAGTTTTTTCTAGGATGTTGGAATGTGGGCTTGAACCAGATGAAGTCACACTAGCCAGTGTTGCTAGTGCTTGTGCTAGCTTGTCAACAATAAGAGAAGGTTCACAAATTCATGCCCGTGTGGTCAAATGTGATAAGTTCAGGGTTGATCTAGTGTTAGGCAATGCATTGGTTGACATGTACGCAAAATGCAGTAGAATTAAAGCAGCAAGGTTTGTTTTTGATAGGATGCCAGTTCGAAATGTGGTGTCTGAGACCTCATTGGTCAGTGGTTATGCTAAGGCTGCAAGTGTGAAAGCTGCACGATTAATGTTCACAAAGATGACAGAGCGAAATGTGGTATCTTGGAATGCACTTATTGCTGGTTATACACAGAATGGGGAGAGTGAAGAAGCAGTGAGACTGTTCCGTCTCTTAAAGATGGAATCTGTCTGGCCAACACATTACACATTTGGAAATACCCTTAATGCCTGTGCGAACCTTGTTGATCTACAGCTTGGCAAGCAGGTTCACAGTCATATTCTGAAGCATGGATTTCAATTTCAGTCAGGTCCAGAATCTGATATCTTTGTGGGAAATTCTCTTGTGGACATGTACACAAAATGTGGATCGATTGAAGATGGGAGATGTGTGTTCGAAAAGATGGTTGAAAGAGATCATGTTTCATGGAATGCCATAATTGTGGGTTATGCACAAAACGGGTATGGCAGTGAAGCGCTTGACATCTTCAGGAAAATGTTGGAGAGCGGGGAGAAACCTGACCATGTCACTATGATTGGAGTCCTATGTGCCTGTAGCCACACAGGCCTGGTTGAGGAGGGGCGTCGGTATTTCCATTCAATTACAATGGATCATGGTTTAGTAACATCAAAGGACCATTATACTTGTATGGTTGATCTTCTTGGTCGCTCTGGTTACCTTGATGAAGCAATGAAGCTCATAGAGAACATGCCAATGCAACCTGACACTGTAATTTGGGGGTCCTTGCTTGCAGCCTGTAAAGTTCATGGAAATATTGAGATGGGTAAGCATGTGGCTGAGAAGCTCTTGGAGCTTGATCCCAAGAACTCTGCTCCATATGTTCTTCTCTCAAATATGCATGCTGCGCTTGGAAGATGGGGGGATGTTGTGAGAATAAGGAAGTTGATGAGACAGCATGGGGTTGTTAAGCAGCCAGGCTGTAGCTGGATTGAAATACAAAGCAAGTTGCATGTTTTCatggtaaaagataaaaaacatccacaaaggaaagaaatataTGCATCTTTGAGGATACTTATAGAACATATGAAGCGAGTTGGGTACATCCCAGATACTGGATCTGCTGCTGTAGAGATCTGTGAGGAACCAGAGAATTTGGAATTAACTTCATGTTCTCAAAATGAAATGCTAGCAGTTGCAGCATTAGGATAA
- the LOC122648897 gene encoding ABC transporter G family member 5-like, whose product MTKQGCEIEAVGIDYKIYNHKTSFRYPFKVFTTRQQEEQLEPAAGARPDFRHVLKNITCRAKPWEILAIVGPSGAGKSTLLEVLAGRLTPQTSSILINQEPIDHARFKKISGYVTQIDTLFPLLTVQETLMCSAKLRLRLEPAELSSRVNSLMNELGLTDVASTRIGDNRVRGISGGERRRVSIGVDVIHEPKVLILDEPTSGLDSTSALQIIDMLNTMAETRGRTIILSIHQPGFRIVKLFNSILLMADGAVLHHGSVEQLGLHLGSMGLQLPLQVNVVEFAIDAVETIQLSKQLSQQSKQPPRNRSGKSTLQQLFQQSKVADEETTAGGGGGNAQLDLLCGFANSRLKETFILTHRFSKNVYRTKELFAFRTVQMLIAGLVLGSIFHDLENDLSGAEERVGLFAFLLTFLLSCSTEALPIFLQEREIFMKETSCGSYRVSSYVIANGLVFLPFLLILAFLFSAPLYWLVGLNRSFTAFMYFLLLIWLILYTANSVVMCCSALVPNFIVGYSVISGVMGSFFLFSGYFISKSGMPKYWVFIHYISLFKYPFEGFLINEFSGKGKCLEYMFGECVMSAEDVMREEGFGNESRWTNVLIMVCFILVYRFISYVVLRCRCSLRTVKGNLT is encoded by the coding sequence ATGACGAAACAAGGTTGTGAGATAGAAGCAGTGGGCATCGATTACAAGATCTACAACCACAAAACAAGTTTTAGATACCCATTTAAGGTCTTCACCACCAGACAACAAGAAGAACAGCTCGAACCAGCTGCAGGAGCCAGACCAGATTTCCGGCACGTCCTCAAGAATATAACTTGCAGAGCCAAACCATGGGAGATCCTCGCCATCGTAGGCCCGAGCGGTGCCGGCAAATCGACCCTTCTCGAAGTCCTCGCCGGTCGACTCACTCCTCAAACTTCCTCCATTCTTATCAACCAGGAACCCATCGACCACGCCCGGTTTAAAAAAATCTCCGGCTACGTCACCCAAATAGACACTCTCTTCCCTCTCCTCACGGTCCAAGAAACACTCATGTGCAGTGCTAAGCTTAGGCTCAGACTCGAACCGGCCGAGTTAAGTTCCCGGGTGAACTCCCTGATGAACGAACTCGGCTTGACCGATGTCGCATCAACCCGAATCGGAGACAACCGGGTTCGCGGCATCTCCGGAGGTGAGAGGCGGCGTGTATCGATCGGCGTCGACGTGATCCACGAACCCAAGGTGTTGATTCTCGACGAACCAACCTCAGGGCTTGACAGCACCTCAGCGTTGCAAATCATAGACATGTTGAATACCATGGCCGAGACACGCGGTCGGACCATAATCCTGAGCATCCATCAACCCGGGTTCAGAATCGTGAAGCTCTTTAATTCGATCCTCTTAATGGCTGACGGTGCCGTTTTGCATCACGGGAGCGTCGAGCAGCTGGGCCTGCATTTGGGCTCAATGGGTCTTCAACTTCCTCTTCAGGTTAACGTCGTTGAGTTTGCCATTGACGCCGTTGAAACAATCCAACTGTCAAAGCAACTATCACAACAGTCGAAGCAACCACCGCGAAATCGGAGTGGAAAGTCTACGCTACAGCAGCTCTTCCAACAGTCTAAGGTGGCGGATGAGGAAACCACCGCCGGCGGCGGCGGCGGTAATGCTCAATTAGATCTTCTCTGCGGTTTCGCTAATTCGAGATTAAAAGAGACATTTATACTAACGCACAGGTTCTCTAAGAACGTGTATCGAACAAAGGAGCTCTTCGCTTTCAGAACGGTTCAGATGCTGATTGCAGGGCTAGTCTTAGGCTCCATCTTTCATGATCTCGAAAACGATCTCTCAGGTGCGGAAGAGAGGGTAGGTTTATTTGCATTCTTATTGACGTTCCTGCTGTCGTGTAGCACAGAAGCTCTTCCCATATTTCtacaagagagagaaatcttTATGAAGGAGACTTCATGTGGGAGTTACAGAGTCTCATCTTATGTGATAGCTAATGGGCTCGTTTTTCTGCCATTTCTGCTCATCTTGGCCTTCTTGTTCTCTGCTCCACTGTACTGGCTTGTGGGTCTGAACCGGAGCTTCACCGCTTTCATGTATTTTCTGCTACTAATCTGGTTGATTCTGTACACAGCGAACTCGGTTGTCATGTGTTGCAGTGCTCTGGTTCCGAATTTCATAGTTGGATACTCGGTGATTTCAGGGGTGATGGGgtctttctttctgttttctGGGTATTTCATATCCAAGAGTGGGATGCCAAAGTATTGGGTTTTTATACATTATATATCGTTGTTTAAATATCCTTTTGAAGGGTTTCTCATAAATGAGTTCTCTGGGAAGGGGAAGTGCTtggaatacatgtttggtgagTGTGTGATGAGTGCAGAAGATGTCATGAGGGAAGAAGGATTTGGGAATGAGAGTAGATGGACGAATGTGTTGATCATGGTTTGCTTCATCTTGGTTTACAGATTCATCTCCTATGTCGTCCTTAGGTGTAGGTGCTCTCTCAGAACTGTCAAGGGAAACCTTACTTGA
- the LOC122656407 gene encoding receptor kinase-like protein Xa21 encodes MERLSGQIPSSIGNLTLLYEFHFDSNNLNESIPSSIGNCQQLQYLTLDNNNFQGPVPKQLFLLSSLSIYLDLSYNSLANSLPIEIGNLKSLSTIDISNNRLFGKIPFSIGGCNSLEHLYTGGNLIEGTIPQSLTLMKEFQVLDLSLNNLSGQIPKDLEKLSALQSLNLSFNNLEGEVPTKEIFGNTSAIFVSGNDKLCGGIAELHLPACTNHGSTKREKSLALSIVLVIIGVILGFLLISSFLTLYWIRRSKSKPPSTPIIGEQLLKLSYKDLFQATRGFFANNFLGSDSFGFVYKGIIDQDEAIVAVKVFNFQNPRVYKSFMAECKALRNIRHRNLVKIVTSCSSLNSKGKDFKALVYEFMPNWSLDD; translated from the coding sequence ATGGAAAGACTTTCAGGACAGATACCTTCTTCTATAggcaatctcactcttttgtatGAATTCCATTTTGATTCAAACAATTTGAATGAAAGCATTCCTTCCAGCATTGGAAATTGTCAACAGTTACAGTATCTAACCCTTGATAATAATAATTTCCAAGGTCCAGTACCTAAACaactcttccttctttcctctttaTCAATATATCTCGACTTATCTTATAATTCTCTAGCCAATTCCCTACCAATTGAAATCGGTAACTTGAAGAGTCTTTCTACAATAGATATCTCTAACAACAGATTGTTTGGAAAAATTCCTTTCTCCATTGGTGGTTGTAATAGTTTGGAACATCTTTATACGGGGGGTAATTTAATCGAAGGAACCATTCCTCAATCTCTAACTCTTATGAAGGAGTTTCAAGTTTTAGATCTCTCACTCAACAACTTATCAGGGCAAATCCCAAAAGATCTAGAAAAACTTTCAGCATTGCAGAGTTTGAATTTATCCTTCAATAATCTTGAAGGAGAGGTACCAACAAAAGAAATCTTTGGAAATACAAGTGCAATTTTCGTGAGTGGAAATGATAAGCTTTGTGGTGGAATTGCGGAGTTACATCTACCTGCATGCACAAACCATGGATCTACGAAAAGAGAAAAATCCCTTGCTCTGAGCATAGTTTTGGTGATAATCGGTGTGATTCTCGGTTTTCTTTTGATATCTTCGTTTCTTACTCTCTATTGGATAAGAAGGTCAAAAAGTAAACCTCCATCCACACCAATAATCGGAGAACAATTGTTGAAGCTTTCTTACAAAGATCTCTTCCAAGCTACTAGAGGATTTTTTGCAAATAATTTCTTAGGTTCTGATAGTTTTGGCTTTGTATACAAAGGGATTATTGATCAAGATGAAGCCATTGTTGCAGTTAAGGtattcaactttcaaaatccaagaGTCTACAAGAGCTTTATGGCTGAATGCAAAGCATTAAGAAACATTCGGCATCGAAATCTTGTCAAGATTGTAACTTCCTGTTCAAGTCTTAATTCAAAAGGCAAAGATTTCAAGGCCCTTGTTTATGAGTTCATGCCCAATTGGAGTCTAGATGATTAG